gaacacacacttgttcttggtgaccGTGAACCCCCCAAAGGCTCCCCAAATCGTGAGTATCTCTTCTATCATCATGTATTCATTAGAAACACTTACTTTCCAACCTGAAATCAAACATATAGTTCATGATCTTCAAGAATTTACGTCCATAAACCCTTCATAAGATCATGGTGGCCGTAaacacttcaagtgttcttgaccgtaaacacacctatggccgtaaacactcataagtgtggccgtaaactcccttttccaatcatatgtgattgatacacTCCATTATGAGTGATTCCTAGTTCCTAAGGGTGTTTTCCatacatgattagttgttatgTACACTAATGtacacatatatgtgttattatatgtttaatAGGATTTGTTTGTGCTCGGGATTTCAATGGGAATACTTAGCATCTTATATCAATCCTTCCTTCgaaccactcactataggtggGTTTATACCCCCCACAATCAACCTTTTACAtgttataaatgtttttttttttggggggggggggggggggcgataCAAGTTGAAACACAATAGAATTATGTTTAGTTTTACATTTGAATTCTTGCAAACATAAGAACCTTTCTGTTTTCAAACACTGCTAAACTTCATTTTCAAAACCCTTTTTAAAAATTACTTATAAAACCCTTTTTActttcaaaatcatattcatatagatatttaagtataaatatgatttaatgGACTTAGGACTAATGTTAAGAACCTTGActcctgttccttatttggttgtgggcttagggtaggattcacTTGTCCGACTGTCGATTAACTTATACTTATACATCCTAAGTACTTATATGAATattaaacaccattttcaaggaTATATTTAacttaatcatttatgattaacaAGTGAGTCTTTCAACATGTCAGTTATACAACAAACatgctagtaaactataataggcatTAGTTTAGAGAATTACTATTTACTATTCTCGCACAATGAAACTTACATGAGTCAGTCCATAACATGAGTTAGATCattcatactataacaagaacagaaaggaaAATATACATTTACAAacaggaacatatacaattaCAAAAGGAACATATACACTATAACtagaacaagataacaataatgtgagatactatttcATGGCACAACAATACAATTGTTGTGTCATGTTTTTTAAGCCAGAGTCTCCTTCTagttttctctcaaaagtcataaGAATTCCTCCGAATCTTCAAACCATATTCATACAATACTCAAATCTTCATAttcaccaagaacatcttcaaccaTTTTCCCAGAAAGCAAAATCTTCAAAATAGTTATTAAGAATTTGATTTCGGATATTTCACGTGTTTTAACACGAAGAACATCACTACCACATCGTACACAGTCAACAACacacccgaggtgagttcatacccttacagttttcacaatttttatatgttttagggggggatacaagtaaaacacaagataaattgtgttaatatacaaaccgttacatttatatttttaataaatataaatatacatatggctacaaatttgatataataaaactttaaccattttgtaacatgtcgagcaaaatggtataattacataaataaacttatataattattttattccaATTTATTATCATGGTAAATTTGATAATAATACAAATGATTCACCATTTCAACAAAACATTTATATAAACTATaacaggtatagtttatggaatatACACAGTATTTTACCCGGTTGGGGgcacaaaaaataattatttaaaagagtAATTATTTTTCATACTATGTAAACATTTACATACAAACGTTACAAGAAAAAGGAATTTCACTACACTATACGTAAACCATTAATATAGCTCTGTGAGACATTATCTTCAAGTACTTACCCAAGTACCAATAAAAGTCttgtattataaccagagtctcatggagggagagtgtaacacttgtgtatagatctatatgtgaCTGACAATCTTGCACCTAAGTTgattgcaacagctagaccagcaggtgtggggtgacaaatgtcgtaccgattccgacgcctgaagaacgtcgtacatGCCATAtaggtcattagcatggttataataactcacaatttggtattaacAATATGTTTGGTTTACGACCACATACAcatcttcaaatggttttatttatttaaaactacATTACGTTACTTTTCAGTACAATACAGTTTACAATTCTGTAAACATGCATTCAAATAgttttataaagatataaaactATACTATATTACTACAAAGTACAagaatacttatacattttggtcttggAACAATTAAGACTACATTACATCTaagagaaaatattggattttctgaaagaacacactatcattttcaaggaacaaagacaTACATTTCTCAtacaaatacttatgaactcacaaacttagTTGTTGACACTCTCTTtttaaaaccacttgtattcttaagaaattagtagacaggtacccacacaggttttggtgaagacggagctcagtagacaggtacccacacaggttttggtgaagacggagcttAGTATTGTTACGTCTTATATTTTGTTGTATGCTTTTGGAGTCAGACAATGATTTAAATAAAATGTAAATACTAAATTATCAATACAATGTTTGTAATGCTTTGATCTCTATTATGAAATTgctatgatactgtacatgatgtcatcCGCCCCTGGACGTTTCCTGCGTTTACTCTAAAGGAATTTTTAAATAATTCCCGTCTTATCTTATCTTTAGTTTAGATCTCTTTTATCTTTACCAATTGTTAAGGCTAGTTTGTTATTTTCTTTTCCTTGATGTTATTTATACCCATCGTGGGATATCAATGAAGATGAGTTTTTTCAATCAATCAATTCCTTTATGGTATCAGAGCGGACGATCTGGCCTGAAATCGAAACTCATTAGCGATGGGTACTAATGATAAGGAGAAGGACAAGGCAGAGAGTTCTGGCAGAGATGGAGGAAACCCAATCGACTCCAATTCGGCATTCTATCTACATGCATCAGATTCACTGAGACAAATGCAGGTGAACGAAGTGTTAACAGACAGAAATTATGGGGATTGGTCGCAGGAGATGGCTAATTTCCTGTTTGCGAAAAACAAAATGGGTTTTGTAAACATATCCATTAAGAAACTGGAAGAACACGCAGACAATTACATGATGTGGATGAGATGTGACGCCATGATTAAGGGCTGCCTCACCATAACCATGGAGAAGAACATTAGATCCAACGTAAAATATGCAGCTACATCAGCAGAGATGTGGCACGATCTCAAAGAGCGTTTTGGGAAAGAAAGTGCCCCACGTTCCTATGAGTTGAAGCAGACGCTGACTATCACACATCAAGACGGAGCATCAGTCTCGTCCTATTACACTAATATGCGTACTGTTTGGGATGAGATTCAATCAGTGAGTCCATTACTCCACTGTACATGAGGGCTTTGCACCTATGAAATAGGAAAAAGGTTGAAAGAAGGTAAAGAAAAAGAAAGGCTTTATGAGTTCTTGCTGGGCCTCGATGATGTGTACTCTACAGTCAGAACGCAAATTCTGACCTCAAAGCCCACACCCACCTTGGGAGTAGCTTATCATCTGGTTGCTGAGGACGAGCAGCAACGAGCGATTTCAGCGACAAGAAAGCCCTCCCACGAAGCTTCCGCCTTCCAAA
The genomic region above belongs to Lactuca sativa cultivar Salinas chromosome 4, Lsat_Salinas_v11, whole genome shotgun sequence and contains:
- the LOC111903683 gene encoding uncharacterized protein LOC111903683, whose product is MGTNDKEKDKAESSGRDGGNPIDSNSAFYLHASDSLRQMQVNEVLTDRNYGDWSQEMANFLFAKNKMGFVNISIKKLEEHADNYMMWMRCDAMIKGCLTITMEKNIRSNVKYAATSAEMWHDLKERFGKESAPRSYELKQTLTITHQDGASVSSYYTNMRKRLKEGKEKERLYEFLLGLDDVYSTVRTQILTSKPTPTLGVAYHLVAEDEQQRAISATRKPSHEASAFQSFSYKRDTTNNGASQKNKLSSKEANRNTQEVEQCVHCGKNGNNKEGCFKRIVYPD